Below is a window of Streptomyces genisteinicus DNA.
TGCGCTCGGTGAACCCGTGCGACAGGAAGGCCTCGATCCGCTCCTCCTCGACGGCCCCGGCGGTGCGCAGGACGTCGAGGGTGAAGGTCCGCACCGCCTCCAGGCGCGGGTCGGGCAGAGCCTCCTGGGCGTGCAGTGCCGCCACGAGCGCGTCGTCGGCGTCGAGTCCGCGGAGGGCGGCCGTGTGGATGTCGACGCAGACCCGGCAGCCGTTGCGGACGGCGACGGTCATCACGACCGTCTCCCTGGCGAGGGGGTCGAGGGTGGTCCGCTCGAAGGCGGCGCTGAGCCGGAGGAATCCGTTCAGCAGGTCGGGCGAGGTGGCGAGGCGGGCGACCGCGGGCGGGACCGCGCCGAACCGGCGCTCCGTGGCCTCCATCGCGGGGCGCGAGTCGGCCGGGGCGGTGTCGAGCGTGTGCGTCACGAACACGACATGCTCCTAGAATGGACAACATGGTTGACGACTCGGAAAAGGTAAACCAGGTTGTCGAAGCTCGCAAGGAGACTTCCGGGACGCCGTCACGGCCTCGGCCCGGACACGAGCTGCCCCTGCTGCTGTTCGCGGGCTTCCGTTCGCTGATCGACGCGCTGCACGCGCGCCTCGCCGAGCAGGGACACCCCGGCATCCGCCCGGCGCACGGCTTCGCCATGCAGGCGATCGGAGCCCACGGCGCGAGCGCCAGCGACATCGGCCGCAGGCTCGGGGTGTCCAAGCAGGCAGCGGGCAAGACCGTCGACCGCCTGGTCGCCCTGGGCTACGCGGAGCGCGCGGACGATCCTGCCGACGCGCGTCGCAAACTGATCCGCCTCACCCCGCACGGCCTGGACGCGCTCGCCCGATCCGCGGCGGTCTTCGACGAGCTCCGGGCCGAGTGGGCGCGCACACTAGGCCCCGGCCGACTGGACGGCATCGAGGACGCCCTGCGTGCCGTGACGGGACCGGAGAGCTTCCGCCTGGACGCGGCGGGATGGCTGGGCGGCGGGGGCTGACGGACCCGGGAAGCCGCCGGC
It encodes the following:
- a CDS encoding carboxymuconolactone decarboxylase family protein, producing the protein MFVTHTLDTAPADSRPAMEATERRFGAVPPAVARLATSPDLLNGFLRLSAAFERTTLDPLARETVVMTVAVRNGCRVCVDIHTAALRGLDADDALVAALHAQEALPDPRLEAVRTFTLDVLRTAGAVEEERIEAFLSHGFTERNALEVVMGIGAYTMSTLANRLVRA
- a CDS encoding MarR family winged helix-turn-helix transcriptional regulator, whose amino-acid sequence is MDNMVDDSEKVNQVVEARKETSGTPSRPRPGHELPLLLFAGFRSLIDALHARLAEQGHPGIRPAHGFAMQAIGAHGASASDIGRRLGVSKQAAGKTVDRLVALGYAERADDPADARRKLIRLTPHGLDALARSAAVFDELRAEWARTLGPGRLDGIEDALRAVTGPESFRLDAAGWLGGGG